From Pyrenophora tritici-repentis strain M4 chromosome 1, whole genome shotgun sequence, the proteins below share one genomic window:
- a CDS encoding DapA, Dihydrodipicolinate synthase-N-acetylneuraminate lyase: MATNGNGTNAHRERTPLRPGIYSPTMTFFDPETEELDIPVIKKHAVRLAEAGLVGLVTMGSNGEAVHLSRAEKTAVTRATREALDEAGYQNVPVIVGASEHGIKLTIELCKEAEAAGGEYVLIVPPSYYRYAIDEEAIYDYFVKVADGSPLPIILYNYPGAVAGIDMDSDLIIKLGKHPNIVGTKFTCGNTGKLTRVALATNACTAKSNGSGYMAFGGMADFTAQTAASGGSGIIAGGANVLPKTCVKVWNLWAEGKYDEAIELQKVLSKGDWVLTKSAIPGTKSAIQSYYGYGGYPRRPLKRLPQEKVDAVAEGIKEVMEVEKKL, from the coding sequence ATGGCAACAAACGGAAATGGGACCAATGCCCACAGGGAACGCACACCCCTCCGACCGGGTATCTACTCACCCACCATGACGTTTTTCGACCCGGAGACCGAGGAGCTAGACATCCCCGTCATCAAGAAGCATGCAGTACGACTAGCAGAGGCTGGTCTCGTCGGGCTTGTCACCATGGGGTCTAACGGCGAGGCCGTCCACCTATCGCGAGCCGAGAAGACTGCAGTTACGCGAGCAACCCGCGAGGCCCTAGACGAGGCTGGCTACCAAAACGTCCCTGTCATTGTAGGAGCATCCGAGCACGGCATCAAACTCACTATTGAGCTCTGCAAAGAAGCCGAGGCTGCAGGTGGCGAATACGTCCTCATCGTCCCTCCCAGCTACTATCGTTATGCCATTGACGAAGAGGCAATCTACGACTACTTTGTGAAGGTTGCGGACGGCTCACCCCTCCCTATCATTTTGTACAACTACCCCGGTGCTGTTGCAGGCATCGACATGGACAGCGACCTCATTATCAAGCTTGGCAAGCATCCCAACATTGTCGGCACAAAGTTCACATGTGGCAACACGGGTAAGCTCACACGTGTTGCCCTTGCTACCAATGCCTGCACAGCCAAAAGCAACGGTAGCGGCTACATGGCCTTTGGCGGCATGGCCGACTTCACAGCCCAGACAGCTGCTAGTGGCGGATCCGGCATCATCGCCGGTGGTGCCAACGTGCTTCCCAAGACGTGCGTCAAGGTCTGGAATCTGTGGGCCGAGGGCAAATATGACGAGGCCATTGAGCTGCAAAAGGTGCTCAGCAAGGGTGACTGGGTCCTCACCAAATCTGCCATCCCTGGCACCAAGTCGGCCATTCAGTCATATTACGGTTACGGCGGATACCCACGTCGACCGCTCAAGAGGCTGCCGCAAGAAAAGGTGGATGCGGTCGCTGAAGGGATCAAGGAGGTCATGGAAGTGGAGAAGAAGTTATAG
- a CDS encoding transcriptional activator xlnR → MEATTTTETLKLERRGSAPVKRRVSRACDHCHRMRTRCNGQAPCSRCIELEYVCQYNREKKRRGKVPRHIQKQREEAAAGGGSPQTPNGMTGYFERPGVMTEMDEDVWSQSEATPVVQHFPQGKAGLPTGDWQAMNPGATFDPPVNHMMIDPLLLGSGAAYPSMHAEMPREELMYAMNGMHLIGPKVTPVSIPSEYANMSYPMHYQQTGRQSSPHSYGSADTGSPQSGVSVNSSQHGGGIMVACRYPVLKPLLPHLGTIMNVSTACDLLEFYFQSSSSVFMEPRSPYILGSVFRKRSFLRQHKPRKCSPALLSSMLWVAAQTSEASYLTSSPSARAIISQKMWNLTVDLLRPLVHSPSSHGFAPGPGLSSAAHDAFGVDRAIGRYDGRSDSAMAPTSTLDDVATYINLGVVTSASEYKAASLRWWNAAWSLARELKLGRELPPGSAKERETAAIDGEIDVGMSDGSSAQVPVGTPSAALIEEMKEERRRLWWLLYMVDRHLGLCYNRPLAMLDNECEDLFQPVPDTLWQAGEFYTGHPGPRKRGLSFQCTSHDVFGFFLPLMTILGDIVDLNAQKNHPRFGQRTSWELHEAEITRQLERYAYSIEEFKAQHGCGPNEEAQPNGTPDPVRGEWVHQTRKVAAYATHIMYVLHILLHGKWDPVALLEDDNMWICSQSFLAASSNAIAAARAVEQILDVDPDLSFMPYLFGMYLLQGSLILLLLADKLSTETNDSVIRACETIVRAHEAAVVTLNTEYQRNFRKVMISTLAQIKGHGHAREMTPAKRREVLSLYRWTSLGNGLAI, encoded by the exons ATGGAGGCTACAACCACCACAGAAACTCTCAAATTGGAACGTCGAGGCTCTGCCCCGGTTAAGCGCAGAGTGAGCCGGGCATGCGATCATTGCCACCGCATGCGAACAAGATGCAACGGCCAGGCCCCGTGTTCGCGATGCATAGAGCTCGAATACGTCTGCCAGTATAACCGTGAAAAGAAACGACGAGGAAAA GTCCCAAGGCACATCCAAAAGCAGAGGGAAGAAGCCGCTGCTGGTGGCGGTAGTCCGCAGACCCCCAATGGAATGACTGGTTATTTTGAGCGTCCTGGTGTCATGACCGAAATGGACGAGGATGTCTGGTCGCAATCAGAAGCAACGCCCGTCGTTCAGCATTTCCCACAAGGCAAGGCCGGTTTGCCTACCGGTGACTGGCAGGCCATGAACCCTGGCGCGACTTTCGACCCACCTGTAAACCACATGATGATCGATCCTCTGCTCCTCGGATCTGGTGCTGCTTATCCTTCTATGCATGCTGAGATGCCTCGCGAAGAGTTGATGTATGCCATGAATG GCATGCATCTCATCGGTCCCAAGGTTACTCCAGTGTCGATTCCCTCCGAATACGCCAACATGAGCTACCCAATGCATTATCAACAAACCGGAAGACAGTCATCGCCGCACAGCTATGGATCCGCCGACACCGGGTCGCCACAGTCGGGAGTCAGCGTCAACTCTTCGCAGCATGGTGGTGGCATCATGGTCGCCTGCAGGTACCCGGTCCTAAAGCCCCTTCTACCACACCTTGGCACCATTATGAACGTCTCCACCGCATGCGATTTACTCGAATTCTACTTCCAAAGCTCCTCGTCCGTCTTCATGGAACCACGCTCACCTTACATTCTCGGCTCCGTATTCAGGAAACGAAGCTTTCTCCGCCAGCACAAACCGAGAAAGTGCAGCCCGGCATTGCTTTCCAGTATGCTTTGGGTAGCCGCCCAAACAAGCGAAGCGAGTTACCTTACTTCTTCGCCCTCGGCAAGAGCTATCATTAGCCAGAAGATGTGGAATCTGACGGTGGATCTACTGAGGCCTCTGGTTCATTCGCCTTCCTCACATGGATTCGCCCCTGGACCTGGACTTTCATCCGCCGCACATGACGCTTTTGGAGTCGACCGAGCAATAGGGCGGTACGACGGGAGATCCGATAGCGCCATGGCACCCACCAGCACGCTAGACGATGTGGCAACATATATCAACCTGGGAGTTGTCACGTCCGCAAGCGAGTACAAGGCGGCTTCTTTGCGGTGGTGGAATGCAGCATGGTCATTGGCGAGGGAGCTCAAGTTGGGCCGAGAGCTGCCGCCGGGCTCTGCCAAAGAGCGTGAGACAGCTGCTATTGACGGAGAAATTGATGTGGGCATGTCAGATGGCTCCAGTGCGCAGGTGCCCGTCGGCACACCATCTGCAGCACTGATCGAGGAGATGAAGGAGGAAAGACGCCGGCTATGGTGGCTACTCTACATGGTTGACAGGCATCTTGGTCTCTGCTACAACCGCCCACTCGCCATGTTGGACAATGAGTGCGAAGACTTGTTCCAGCCCGTCCCAGACACGCTCTGGCAGGCGGGCGAGTTTTACACCGGACACCCCGGACCACGGAAACGCGGACTCAGTTTCCAATGTACATC GCATGATGTCTTTGGCTTCTTCCTGCCCCTGATGACAATCCTCGGAGACATTGTAGATTTGAACGCCCAGAAGAACCACCCAAGATTTGGTCAGCGCACTTCCTGGGAATTACACGAGGCTGAGATTACGCGCCAACTGGAACGCTACGCTTACAGCATCGAGGAGTTCAAGGCACAACATGGCTGCGGTCCAAACGAGGAAGCGCAACCCAACGGCACCCCAGACCCAGTACGAGGCGAATGGGTCCACCAAACGAGAAAAGTCGCCGCCTACGCCACTCATATCATGTACGTACTGCATATCCTTTTGCACGGCAAATGGGACCCCGTGGCACTACTCGAAGACGACAACATGTGGATATGCTCGCAGTCCTTCCTCGCAGCGAGCTCCAACGCGATCGCCGCCGCCCGTGCCGTCGAGCAGATACTGGACGTCGATCCAGACCTGTCATTCATGCCCTACCTCTTTGGCATG TATCTTTTACAAGGAAGTCTCATCCTACTTCTCTTGGCCGACAAGCTCTCGACCGAGACCAATGACAGCGTGATTCGGGCCTGCGAAACAATTGTCCGCGCCCACGAAGCTGCCGTCGTGACGCTCAACACGGAGTATCAG AGAAACTTCCGCAAAGTGATGATATCGACACTAGCGCAAATCAAGGGCCACGGCCACGCAAGAGAAATGACACCGGCGAAGCGACGAGAGGTACTATCCTTGTACCGATGGACGAGTCTGGGGAACGGTTTGGCGATCTGA